The DNA region GAAATGTAAAATATTCAACAGATTTTCTATGCTTGGAAATTTTACCAAAAACATATATTTTAAATGTATTCTAGATAAAccaaaacagaaagaaaatGCAGACTTTCAGGAGAATTTTAGTAGGTTGAACATGCACGAAACACACTCCATTTCAGCCACATTTTCGGCCTTCGAAAACTTCCCGAGAAGCCCAAATGTTGGGAGCGTATTTCTTCGTCTAAAACATCACAAAAACTTGGACTTTTCGATGAGTTTCCGGGTCACAAAATTAATACAAAACCCCCATATCTTCAACGAGTTTTAGAAACTCAAAAACGCGTCAGAAAGTTAGCTTTTTCACTTTATTCTAGAATAACGAATTTGTTGCGGAAATCCAAAATTTCCCTCATGTTTTCGAATTCTTGAAAAGTCGGTATACATACGGATGTCCGTATTCTTTGAATAATCCATCCGGAATCCGGATGCTGTCATCTTAGTATCGAAAATTAAACGAACAGCTCCGTTCTGCACCCAAAGAATCACGGTCCCTTTCTCTGCTAGTTCATATCCAGAAAAGTTGCCACCCTCACTCAACGGTAATGTTTAGGTGCTTGTCGATAAGATCTTAAAGGGACATGGACATTATTGGAAGCTCGTGGCATGCACGCATGGACATTCAAATACGGTTGAGCTTCTATTCCTcagttgttgttgttgttgatgttTGAGGCTTTTAAGTTCACTCGGAACATTTGCTTTACGAGGGAAGCACGTCGAAGGTATGTGAGTTTTCGTACGAGTTCTGGGGATAACCGCAACTCGTCAAACCTCAAAAAACATACCCCATTGAAATGCAACGTGTAAGGGTATATTTTATCTTGAACAGCGTCAGAGCAGATACAAGAAAGTAATAGAAGAGATGTCGATACTCCCAACACAAAAATACAACAAGCTCTGTTCTACGACTACTGATTGAGTGGGTGCAACAAGTGTGGATTCTCCAACTTAGAGGTGCAGGTAGATCAGTGATCTAGCCAACCTTTCGCCTCCTCTGGCGAAGACGAACCTCTCTCGATGAAATATGCCACCTGACGTGCTCAGTCAGTCAGAATCGAGGCGCCAAAGGAGCACATACAACGACATCGCTGACTTGCTTTCCTAAACCCTAACAATCGCATGCTGAGATGGATTAGGGCCTCTGTGACCAAAAGGGTGAGTTGTCAAGTCAAAGCGAAAAAGAGTGAAATTACTTACCAGTTCTATGGCTTAGAGGGACCCACCATTTCCCTAAGACAGTCCGATCATTGATCCTACACCTTTCGTGCTCCTTCAACCGTCTTGTAACGTTAATCGAACGTCCGATCTTCAAAAATTCCTCCCCATTCTGCTTTCCCTTGACCAAGTAAATCCAACCCGCTTCCTCCCGCTGATATATTTTTTGCCGTCGTTTCAAATACTTTTCTCGGAGTTTGGAAGTGATAGAACGATGGACGACCATAAGGGGTACTAGTGTTGTCTGCGTTGAGGCTGATGGCGGGATTTGTAGATATTACCTTTCCTGATCAACGTGGCTCAAGACCGTCCTGTCCCGCCTTTCCTTTAGTGTAGCAACTCGTTTCTACACTACTGTCACCGACCCTCAACTCTCGACTTCCCTTGCCAGGCGAAGCAATTGTGAACTGCAGAAGGTTTCGGTTTGGAGGGTTGAGGTATCCATCCTTTGTTATTACTGAACTGACTTGGATTGTTGTTGACCATACGTTTCTGCCGACCTGTGCGAAGATGCAAGAAAACAAAGGATATCGCTGCGCCGTGAAGAAGTGGCAACAAAAGACCGGATATAAGGTCGATTCGAAGGCAATACCGCAGAAAGTTCACCCAGACGCAGGACCCGTGGCCAGTTCCTCAACTTCGGGTTAAAACTCCTATTGATTCTCGATGATGCAGGGTATTGAAACGGGGTTGGTGACCGTTAAAGATGAGTGATTCGGGTGGGAACACAGTGTTGTTTAGATTCTAATGCTGAGGTTTACCGCCGTCTGTCTCATCTTGGTGGTTGCCATCCGGTTCGAGTTCGAGTTCTCGGCCGCGGTGCGTAGACTGACGTTTGGATTGGCTGCCCTAGGCTGCCCTCCTAGGAAGCAACGACAGGTCTGCAGCGTTGGTCACAGCAGAAGGGAACCTGAGCTTCCATCATTGAGAGCCGAAGGACTTGGACCGAATATCGGAAGAGTATGTCGTATTGGTTCTGCTAGGAAGTTTCAAGCTTCGTGGTTTCAAGGAGGTGGATACTCGCGTCGTACATGTTGGGGGTGCTCGTACTAACCCGCCAAAAGTGATCAATCGACAAGGTGGCTGGACTTTGTTCATTATCTGAATCCTATCCAGAAGCCAAGTCTTAACCATGTTCTTCAGAATACTGAACGTATGGGAGGAAACATTCAATTCTCCGAGTGTGAGATCGCGTTGCCCCCCCTCCCTCTGCATACTCATTGATCGTTTTCGAGGCAGAGTCAAACGCCGTAGTTCCACCACTTCCTTCCAACTCATTCACTACTACTGAATGAATCACGGAATTAACGGCTAGGTTTCGAATCGTCAACAGAAATTGGGATATACCCCAGGCACCACAAATTCAGTGTTGGGGAGATCTCAATACCATATCCTGCTGGACAAGTCGGCGAGCAAATGTGATATCAGATGGCTGGTCGCCTTCTATATGTCCAATGGGGATATCGAAGTATTCGAGCATGCAACCTATCCGGCCACGACCCGAGCGACAGATAGCGAGCAAGCATTTTTCGTGCTATCTCATTCCAACCATACTTCCCCTTATCATCCACCCACCATCATGCCCACAATTCCAGCACCATCCGTAGACTCCAATCGTGAGGAGTGGCCAGATGCAGAGGTTGATATTCCAGAGGGCCAGCCGCTGCATTCAATAACGGACAaagacgatgaggaggaggactgGGACCTTGAGATGGACTTGGGCAAAACCGGCAGCGCCAGAATACGAGCTCCTTCCGCCTCTATTGTCTCCGATCTCATTCCCTCCACCATGACCGGAGTGATCACCATCCGTCCACCCACAGCCTTCTATGCAGCAttctgaagatgatgaagacgatgacgagGGCATTTCCACCATCAAGGCAGCCACTATCATGCCCCGGCCACCCCAGCTTAAACACCAAGACCCCATTGATGAGGATTTCGAAGATGGTTTCTCGTTACCATCCGACCTCACTCGCCTTTCACTCGCCCCTTTGTCCCTCAATCACCGTTCCTCGAAAGAATTCTCTCGAGTGGGGCGACAAAGACCAAACGTCATCTTCACAGTCTTTCGACGCTACCCGTCTCTTGGGTTCGCTGACGCTTCACCGTCATCCAATTCCACCTCCTCTGCCTCTTCCACATCTTTGCCCGACACAGAaacagacgatgaagacgacgacgacgttgaGGGTCAGATAATCCCATCCGAAATTTTTGAATCAGGTCACGGTGACTGCAAACTCAGCAAAAGAAGATGACCGTATTCGTTAATGAACAGGTCAAGGTGGCACCTCCCGATCCAGAGGATGATTTTGAGATGGGTCTAGTCATTGACGATGACGTTGATCTTAGCCCCAGCCGGCTTCTTCATAGCGCTCAGCGACGTCGGAGAGCGAAAGGCCTACATAATCAACGCAGTCGTCGCCTACCCACCCAACCAACGTCAATCTGAGGCCACCTTCAAGATTAAAACCTGAAAGAGCAAAATCCCCAGTCAATCCACCACCATCCTCTGCTCGTCAACTCCAAAAAACTTAGGCTGTCACCCTCGCCTCCTTTACATCCCCACCCGCTCACAAACATTCCAGACCTTTTCACAGACCCCATCACCGCGACGTCCTCCTTCTTAGCCCCGAAACCTGGAAGCTTACGTGGACAGAACACGGAAACTCACTAGAAAGGCATCGCTCTCCTCTCTTATGGATAAGAGTCAATCTCAAGCTTCAGGCTCGGGATCGACATCGACTAGCACAGACAAAGCTCATTACGAGGAACCCACTGCAGCCTCCCGAGCAAGGACGCAGACCTGATTTTGTCACAACCAGAGTACAAGCTTGGGAAATAGGAATCGTCTTTGCTAGAGGAAAGGACAACGGGACAGGATTTGTTTTCGTGTAAGCCCAGTTCTCGAGGTACGGCAGTTTCCGTAGTTAATACTTCGACTTCTTCCATGGTGGTGGTCTCGCAATCAATGCAAGTCTCCGAGAGGCGAGGTATTGGGGGGAAAGGGGCAAACACATGGAGCGGTGAGGTCGCCGAAAATGCATGATACAATAAAACGTAGTGCCCGCCCTTGCCACCACTGAGATGCTGGCGTGAGGTTGCGGATGTCATTGGGCTATCGGGTTGTCGTGAATCAAAACCGACGTTCTGTGCTCAATTAGAGACATCGTGATAATCGTGATATCCCTTGTGAAACTCGGGCCCGAACAACTGGTATCTGGAGAATGATGAGGATCTGACAGATAAAGTGAAAAGTCGACACGCACCTGTAATTCGAACACTCTGTCAACGTTTGGATCGCTAGCAAGGTCAATTAAATGTTCTCGCATCTCTTGATAGGCGTCTTCGCGAACCGCAAGTTTGTACAGGTTTAAGAACGGTAGCTCCCGAGGCAGACTGCGGGAAACCCCCCCCAAAGGAATAAGATTCCGGTCGAAACATGCTTTCCTTTGGTTGACGCATGTGAATGTAAAACTCTCTTGGGATGCGTAAGGGAACAGGAATCAATTCGGAATCCACGGATGACCATAGGATATAGCGACCCGGGGTGCTGCCAGGGCGAAGCTGGACAATATCCCACCTCTTATTGGTGCGGGCTTTCAGATTGTTGAACATCATAGGTACAACCGCTAACGATGCTGGAGTGCGTTCGCCCTGCTGCCTTAATCTCCATCGCGGTCTCATGGCTTTGATCCACGCAGAGTAATTGATGTATGGATCCGGAGAAAGTTTTGTAAGggcctcatcctcttccggCTCTGGCGTTGATTGACGAATAAACTTTCGCTCAACCGGTGCGAGTCGAACTCTAGGCACCTGGGATGGATATGTTCTTCAGAGCCATCTAGCACGCCAGCGGGTTTGAAAAAGTCTGTTAGTTTGTTCTGCTTGAATTTGTCCACGGCGTTCAATGGCAACACGCCTGTGTAACCAGTCGGGATGGTGGATTTGAGGTAAAGGGTTCGCAACCTTCTGCATCGCAGCGGGAATGGTAATCACTTTTTGGATGACTGAGCCAAGGACGCTGTTGTCCTTCAGCCATTTCCGGAGGTAGCTTCGCTTGATGCTCTCTTCCGCAGAAAACAAGAACTGCGCGCTCAGTAACCGGAGCACCATCCGGTCGCGCCGAAATGATGAACTTGCATGCGAGACCCTTGTCCTTGACCATTTGGCTCCCGAGAAACTCAGCCAGACGCCGAGCCGTGCTTATCGACATGTTTCGATTTTCAGCGATGAGGTCGACAAGCTCGTCATCCGAAAGGTCAATGGCTTTACGAAACAGTACATCAGGTTCCGAGAAGGAACTTCTCGAATAGTTGTGACTGTAAAGATCTTGATGAGCTACGCTTCACCTCAAAACCTTTCAATTCGGCCTGATtgaatgtcttcctctttcgATGAAGGCAGAATCATGGCTTTGTAGGGGCCATCAAGCTCGAAGAAAATTGGGTTCTCGCTGTGGACTTCGTAAAGGCGTGCTTCGGGATCAAGATCGTGGCATTGATGATTGGTGAACTCGGCATGGACGAGGTGATTAAGCATTGTGCAAGGGTACGAAAATCCAATAGCCTTGCCATTGCTAAGTTCGAACTTGTAGTTCTCCGGAAACATTCTAGGGAGCATGCACCATATGCCATCTGTGTCCAACTCAAGGGGACTGCCGATTTGCTCACGAGGGCCCGTGCCATCTGAATGATAGTAGCACCAGTCAGACAGGTGATCCCTGCCATCTCCATCGAATGCCAGCGAGCACGTATCCATAAAAGGAGTTGAGAATACATTTGTTTGCAAGCTGAAGCGAGTCGTAGATGACAATCATCTTCTTGGCTTCGTCGATTTCCACTATTGAGCGACCTTCGCTGACCACGTTATCCAAGTTTTCTTCCAAGTCTTGAGTAGGCCCTTGTACTCGTATCTGCGGTCACGAAAACGGCGCACAGTATCGACATAGAAGGGATTCTCCCGTTGGCACTCCTCTCCACTTTTGTGCCTTTCGTCTTTTTTGTAAACCTTACGAGAATAGTCACCCAGTCGTTTGTGCATCAACGCCGCCTGTTCAGTAGGTGTGAGGTCGGTATATCGTCGTTCTGGACCACCAGGTCGTTTCTGCGGGAAGGACTCTTGATTCAGAGCATGTCGAATCATGTTATACTCGCCATGATGAGCTGGGAAGAATTCTCCTCTCAGACTGCACAGACAGACTCGTCGACCATTGACCCAGGCTGCAGACGATTTGATAACATGATGTTGGGATACATAGCAGCGAAATCAAGATGATAAATAAGCGGGCTGTCTGTTCGTTTCGGGTTGTCGCGTAGTGTCTCAAGAGCAGACTGGATATCCGACTTGACTTGGTCGTAGTTGGTGACGTCGTCCAAAGACGCTTTGGACTCTTCGACGATacagaaggtcaatgtggcaTCCAAGTCACCGATCAACTTTTGACAAATAGTTAGTTCGAGATACAAATATCAAGACCGGAATCCTCACCTTCTCGACCGCTGACGGAGTTATCTTGAAGTCCGTAGAAATATCACTCCTGAAGACACCAGCTTCCAGGGCTTCAACATGTCCTCCCACGTACGTTTCCGAGGCCAAGAGATGGTCATCATAGAAATTGCCATGCTCTTCCTCGTGTTTATTTGGCATAATGATACGGTCTTTGTAGGCTTCCACCTGGAGACTGTACGTCCATCAAACCTATCATAATATAAGGGAAGGAAGTCTCACCATTAACAACCTTTCCGCAGAACCTCATCAGGATTGAGAGGGAACAACGGCATCGGAAACAGAATACTGTGCAAGAGCTTGAGATTGCCTGCACAAATTACGAAGATTGATGAAAAGGAGAACGTTCAATGCATTGCTTGTACTCACGTGTCATGAGCTCGTGATCGAGTTCAACGGGTTTATTTCGAACGCTGACTCCCTTATGAGAGGTGCTACATGTGGCTGCCGGGAAGTTGGCAAGCTTAGGTAGATGGCCTCACCCAGTGGAAGCAGTCCATATCAACGTATGTTCAGAGTTTGTCCTGGTGAGTCTTTTTGATCAGGCCTCACAACTTCCAGTGCCCTTAACGTTCGGGCGACCCTCACTCCTTTCTCACCTCGTTTCACCCGTGGAAGTAGTCCATATCAACGTATGTTCATTTGTATTCGTCAGGATCTGATCCTTCCAAAATCCTGTTTCCTTCGCGCGTGTCGAGGGGAAAGATTGAGACTCGCTTTATGTGCGGTCTTGAAAAGATACATCAACAAAAACCCCGACAGCTTAGCAAGGCCGCAAGAGTTCATGTTCAGAAAGTCTCTCAGGATTCCCTCTTAATAATTTTTCCATAGACTACAATTCCACTTTTCCTCGAATAATTAACATTGACCAAGAACTGCAGAACTTCATCGGCAGCTATGATGGTGGTGCATGTAGCTATAGGATGCTCGCGCAGGGTTTTGAATGTAGATGCTGAAGGTCCTGGGAAGTAGAAACTGAAAGTAGGGCGTCGCCACACTTAATTGGAAGCTATCCACGGAGGTTCGTGTGCTTGCTGGAAAACTTTAGAGACGAGTGAGAGGTTCCTCGTGggtccagactggtccaGAGCAGAGACTCTGTACAAATGAGAGAGGAATTAACCGAGTAGACACACGGGTGCAGAGCAGAGACCGTCTGTCTGACACATACATTCTCACACATTTTCACACGAGCCGACTTGAAAACTCTCCTGCCTAAACACTTCCAAAAAAACGCGTACTTTGAATTATGGGACAAACCGAAAACCCTGGAACTAGCGATATTCATGAGAAACTGAAGGGAGAGTTCCAACGGTTTTACAGTTTGAGAAGAATAGCTATTGCACGAAAAATCTCGTGGCGCAAACAACATGCAAATGAGGTTAAATCCTGCCATTACGCTTGAACACTTAAAACTGACCTCCTATCCCCCCACCCATTTAGAGCTGCGACCTCTGCAGCAAACGTAGAATTGAATGTAATGTCTCACTGTCAGCTGACACCGCCTCCCTCGCGATCGGCTGCAAACAATGCCTCAGAATGCACAGAGTATGCTCGAAACCGGCACAAGCACGCAAAGAGCTGCTTATGGAGAAACTAAAAATCACTGCCGAGCAGTTTGATGCTTTGAGCGAGTGGTGGAATAGAAGTAGGAGTTCTAAGAAAAAAACTCGAAGGCGTTTGCTGGTAGAGAGGCACTGATAAAAACGAATACAAAGGACGAGCGTTTTGACGATACCTCgatggaaacaaaaaacgaGCG from Marasmius oreades isolate 03SP1 unplaced genomic scaffold unpl_scf_1, whole genome shotgun sequence includes:
- a CDS encoding DNA polymerase epsilon catalytic subunit, producing MFPENYKFELSNGKAIGFSYPCTMLNHLVHAEFTNHQCHDLDPEARLYEVHSENPIFFELDGPYKAMILPSSKEEDIQSGRIERF
- a CDS encoding uncharacterized protein (antiSMASH:Cluster_1.1) — translated: MSNGDIEVFEHATYPATTRATDSEQAFFVLSHSNHTSPYHPPTIMPTIPAPSVDSNREEWPDAEVDIPEGQPLHSITDKDDEEEDWDLEMDLGKTGSARIRAPSASIVSDLIPSTMTGVITIRPPTAFYAAF
- a CDS encoding uncharacterized protein (antiSMASH:Cluster_1.1); this encodes MPRPPQLKHQDPIDEDFEDGFSLPSDLTRLSLAPLSLNHRSSKEFSRVGRQRPNVIFTVFRRYPSLGFADASPSSNSTSSASSTSLPDTETDDEDDDDVEGQIIPSEIFESGHGDCKLSKRR